One window from the genome of Pseudonocardia hierapolitana encodes:
- a CDS encoding class I SAM-dependent methyltransferase — MNSRSASAQTAIGPMVIAAAERYTPLPQRLVDDELAARFLPPGARWIVRACRWRPVRDLLVHATERYAPGMWGSMLCRKRYADDAVTDALAAGIGQVVILGAGLDTRAYRLVGPAGAVAFELDQRANTDDKLRRLRVIYERAPDRVRVIPVDFEVDDLAAVLSAAGFDSGRPALFVWEAVTQYLTEEAVRATFTFLAKAPAGSRLIFTYVRSDYLDGTNLYDAGRLRDRMTGRYAVWKFGIAPRDVAALLREYGWAEREQVGPAEYAARYLQPVGRDMPISEIERFVQAEKV; from the coding sequence GTGAACAGCAGGTCGGCGAGCGCGCAGACCGCGATCGGCCCGATGGTGATCGCGGCGGCCGAGCGGTACACGCCGCTGCCGCAGCGGCTCGTCGACGACGAGCTGGCTGCGCGGTTCCTCCCGCCCGGCGCGCGGTGGATCGTGCGGGCCTGCCGCTGGCGGCCGGTGCGCGACCTGCTGGTGCACGCGACGGAGCGGTACGCGCCCGGGATGTGGGGCAGCATGCTGTGCCGCAAGCGGTACGCCGACGACGCGGTCACCGATGCACTCGCCGCCGGAATCGGCCAGGTCGTGATCCTCGGCGCCGGCCTGGACACCAGGGCATACCGGCTGGTCGGCCCCGCGGGAGCCGTCGCCTTCGAGCTGGACCAGCGCGCGAACACGGACGACAAGCTGCGCCGGCTGCGGGTGATCTACGAACGTGCCCCCGACCGGGTCCGGGTGATCCCGGTCGACTTCGAGGTCGACGACCTGGCCGCCGTACTGTCCGCGGCGGGCTTCGACAGCGGGCGACCCGCCCTGTTCGTCTGGGAAGCGGTCACGCAGTACCTCACGGAGGAGGCCGTCCGTGCCACGTTCACGTTCCTCGCGAAGGCACCCGCTGGCAGCCGGCTGATCTTCACCTACGTCCGCTCGGACTACCTCGACGGCACGAACCTCTACGACGCCGGGCGGCTGCGCGATCGGATGACCGGCAGGTACGCCGTCTGGAAGTTCGGCATCGCCCCTCGGGACGTCGCTGCACTGCTGCGCGAGTACGGGTGGGCCGAGCGGGAGCAGGTGGGCCCCGCGGAGTACGCGGCGCGCTACCTCCAACCGGTCGGCCGCGACATGCCGATCAGCGAGATCGAGCGGTTCGTCCAGGCCGAGAAGGTGTGA